One stretch of Pyrenophora tritici-repentis strain M4 chromosome 4, whole genome shotgun sequence DNA includes these proteins:
- a CDS encoding MhpC, hydrolase or acyltransferase (alpha/beta hydrolase superfamily): MSAQTIPTQYISVKGIRIAYRRFRKPSAIPLLFLTHFRGTMDLIDPLLLNSIATSRSLILLDNYGIGNSSGTIQPTIQKAGSTVVDFLDAISVPKVDIIGFSMGGFIAQSITVDYPHVINKLVLTGTQSTYTEGFVSPDPAIMAEASGENPTEEVMMKLFFHPSDTSRALGHAWWQHTTERHVDGEARTTFVNAAGGQTQNAAIGKFVSGPGFFAKLQQVDVPTLITNGNADVMMPTANSWLMQQRLKIAELHVYPDSGHGHLYQVPEVYARQVDLFLE; this comes from the coding sequence ATGTCTGCACAGACTATCCCGACCCAATATATCTCTGTAAAAGGCATCAGAATTGCCTATCGCCGCTTCCGGAAACCTTCTGCTATTCCTCTCTTATTCCTGACCCACTTCCGCGGAACCATGGACCTTATCGATCCCCTCCTCTTGAACAGCATCGCAACCTCACGCTCACTGATTCTCCTGGATAATTACGGTATTGGAAACAGCTCCGGTACCATCCAGCCCACAATCCAAAAAGCCGGCTCCACAGTCGTGGATTTCCTCGACGCAATCAGCGTACCCAAAGTCGACATTATAGGATTCTCCATGGGGGGCTTCATCGCCCAAAGCATCACCGTAGACTACCCACACGTCATCAACAAACTAGTGCTTACAGGCACTCAATCCACATACACAGAAGGCTTCGTCTCCCCAGACCCAGCCATCATGGCAGAAGCCAGCGGAGAAAATCCAACAGAGGAAGTCATGATGAAGCTCTTCTTCCACCCCAGCGACACGAGCAGAGCACTCGGACACGCATGGTGGCAGCACACCACAGAACGCCACGTCGACGGCGAAGCTCGCACAACATTCGTCAATGCAGCTGGAGGCCAGACCCAGAACGCAGCAATTGGCAAATTCGTATCTGGCCCTGGCTTTTTTGCAAAGCTGCAGCAGGTGGATGTACCGACATTGATTACGAATGGAAATGCAGATGTTATGATGCCTACGGCTAATAGCTGGCTTATGCAGCAGAGGCTCAAGATTGCGGAGTTGCATGTTTATCCTGATTCGGGTCATGGGCATTTGTACCAGGTTCCTGAGGTGTATGCGAGACAGGTGGATTTGTTTCTTGAGTAG